A single genomic interval of Alkalibaculum bacchi harbors:
- a CDS encoding DUF5511 family protein, translating into MNKTKQQCYNRRLYMIEGVDVLSRKITLADYIFDKKVELLISFEKAIFYANAFYDAIEKNIFLFLEFDEAKNKIIANQDE; encoded by the coding sequence ATGAATAAAACTAAACAGCAGTGCTACAATCGCCGATTGTATATGATTGAGGGTGTAGATGTACTAAGTAGAAAAATTACACTAGCGGACTACATCTTTGATAAAAAGGTGGAACTATTGATTAGTTTTGAAAAAGCTATATTTTATGCAAATGCTTTTTATGATGCAATTGAAAAGAATATATTTCTTTTTTTGGAGTTTGATGAAGCGAAAAATAAAATAATAGCCAACCAGGATGAATAA
- a CDS encoding ribbon-helix-helix domain-containing protein: MKNKSLKNRGLKNRVSFSNAIDKILYEKFDLLAQETRIPKSRLLDEAIELLLKKYDK; the protein is encoded by the coding sequence GTGAAAAATAAGAGTTTAAAAAATAGGGGTTTGAAAAACAGAGTGTCTTTCTCTAATGCTATAGATAAAATCTTATATGAAAAATTTGACTTATTAGCACAAGAAACGAGGATTCCTAAGTCTAGGCTACTAGATGAAGCTATAGAATTACTTTTGAAAAAATATGATAAATAG
- a CDS encoding replication initiation protein, producing MDKNYLVTKANSLITANYDLSLQEQKLILTLASMVQPSDEEFKEYEFKIKDFMALLGVEDKSKYTEIPKITKELMKKVFEIKEGKDIIQLSWLSSARYRTGEGLVVLKFDSSLKPYMLQLKELYTSYKLENILSLKSKYSLRVYELLKCNEFKKKWEVELEEFKRSLGATEKSYSVYQNVKNRIIMQAQKELKEKTDISFKFKEIKTGRKVTSLKFYIESNINKSKSIKEEIALTIEAGEINSVIEEVRNIMNEHEFTDKEIKAILKSANGDIERIRQVYNHFKNRKAANFIGLMVSMVKPEGFAEPQDNNSTEYTDDRGYDYEELEKKIEDKMWQ from the coding sequence ATGGATAAAAACTATCTAGTAACTAAAGCGAATTCCTTAATAACTGCAAACTATGATTTAAGCTTACAAGAACAGAAATTAATATTAACTTTAGCTAGTATGGTGCAACCATCGGATGAAGAATTTAAAGAATATGAATTTAAGATAAAAGATTTTATGGCACTTTTAGGAGTAGAAGATAAATCTAAATATACTGAAATTCCTAAGATAACAAAGGAGCTTATGAAAAAAGTCTTTGAAATAAAAGAAGGAAAAGATATTATTCAATTATCTTGGTTGAGTAGTGCTAGATATAGAACTGGTGAAGGTTTAGTTGTATTGAAGTTCGATTCTTCTTTAAAGCCTTACATGTTACAACTTAAAGAACTTTATACAAGCTATAAATTAGAAAATATTTTATCATTGAAAAGTAAGTATTCATTAAGGGTGTATGAGTTGCTAAAGTGTAATGAATTTAAAAAGAAATGGGAAGTTGAGTTAGAAGAATTTAAAAGATCCCTTGGAGCAACTGAGAAATCTTATTCAGTTTATCAAAATGTGAAAAACAGAATTATTATGCAAGCACAAAAAGAATTGAAAGAAAAAACAGATATTTCTTTTAAATTTAAAGAAATAAAGACAGGGAGAAAAGTAACTAGTTTAAAATTTTATATAGAGTCTAATATCAATAAATCAAAATCAATAAAAGAAGAGATAGCATTAACAATTGAAGCTGGTGAGATCAATTCAGTGATTGAGGAAGTTAGAAATATCATGAATGAACATGAATTTACTGATAAAGAAATTAAAGCAATTTTAAAAAGTGCTAACGGTGACATAGAAAGAATCAGACAAGTTTACAATCACTTCAAAAATAGAAAGGCTGCTAACTTTATTGGTCTAATGGTTTCGATGGTGAAACCAGAAGGATTTGCCGAACCACAAGATAATAATTCTACAGAGTATACAGATGATCGTGGTTATGACTATGAAGAACTCGAGAAAAAAATAGAAGATAAGATGTGGCAATAA